The region TGTTGCTATTGCTGTTGCTATTGCTGTTGCTGTTGCTGTGGCTGTGGCTGTGGCTGTTGCTGTTGCCGTTGCCGTTGCTGTTGCTGTTGCTGTTGCTGTTGCTGTTCGGATTAGAGGTGGGCTTCAGCCCACCGTCAAAGCCGCCGTAAACTCGGGCTTTAGCCCCGGCCCGCCCAACCATAACCAGCTCAAAATGAACCACTTACAACTATTTTTCAAGAGAACGCCAGCAAAATCGCTTGTCAAGCCCCCTGCCCCCGCGAATTTCACGTAACCCCCTCATTACAAGTCTCTTACGGACCAAAAATAAATGGCGTATTCCCCCCATCTACCTTGGTAAAATAGAAGTAGAAGAAAAAGCGTGCACAAGGCAGGCTGCTTCCACCCAAATCATCATCCCCAGGCCGCAAATCGGAAGTCCAGACCTAACTCATTTATTTTGAAGACTTTGGGACCAAACAGGGGGGAGGGGGGGGTACTCACACTCACCCAAAAGAAATTCCAAACAAAAGAACCCCGGTAGGTGGTGCAACATCAAAATGCCAACCAACCGTTCTCAACCTGGCAATAGCACGCTACGATGGAACGGCACATCATCCGAGATTTTGAAAGGCACCAACATGAAGCTCCTCAACACCGCCACCCTCCTCGCCGCTGCCCTCACCCTCAGCACCGCCGCCCACGCTCAGGCCACCGCCTGGACCATCGACTCCGCCCACTCCGGCGTCAACTTCGAGATCCGCCACCTCGGCGTCTCCAACGTCCGCGGCTCCTTCCACAAGGTCACCGGAACCATCAACCTCGACGAGAAGAACATCACTCACTCCTCCGTCGAAGCCACCATCGACACCACCACCGTCAACACCGACGAGCCCAAGCGCGACGACCACCTCAAGAGCGCCGAGTTCTTCAACGTCGCCCAGTTCCCCACCATGACGTTCAAGTCCACCTCCTTCACCAACGTTGGCGGCAAGCTCAAGATGACCGGCAACCTCACCCTTGACGGCGTCACCAAGCCCGTCACCCTGGATGTAGACGGCCCCGCCGCACCCCAGAAGGGCATGGGCGGCAAGACCGTCAGCGGCTTCTCCGCCTCCGGCGTCATCCACCGCGCTGAGTTCAACTTCGGCCAGAAGTACACCGCCCCCATGCTCGGCGACGATGTGAAGTTCACCATCGACATCGAGATGGGCAAGTAATCCTGTCTCCAAAGAAAACGGGTCCGGCGAGCATACTCGCCGGACCCATTTTCTTTGCCCCAACTGTCTACTGACCCTGATGAGTCCCATTCGCCAGGATCGTATCCTCGGCCTCCTGGTTGTACTTCTTCAACAGCTGATGATGCAGGCAGTAAAGTGCCAGCTCCAGCCGGTCGGAAACGCCCAGCTTGTCGTATACCTTGCGCAGATAGTTCTTGATCACCTGCTCGGTCGTCCCGATCTGGTAAGCGATCTCCTTGTTGCGCATCCCGCGCGTGATGCACCCGATGATTGCAAGCTCCTTCTTGGACAGCTTAGGCTGCGTCCGCGGACCGGTCAAAGAAGTCGCCTGCGCCCGATACGCCTCGATCACCCAGCTCACCGACTGGTTATCGATCCACGTCTCGCCCGCCGCAATCTTGCGCACGCACTTGATCAGCAGATCCGGAGAGATCGACCGGGGCACCACCCCCCGCACCCCGCGCCGGTAAAGCTCCACCGTATTCGCCTCATCGCTCTCGGAAAGTTGAACGATCAGCTTGGCCTCAGGCGCGCGCCGCACCAGCTCTGGAATCGCATCCACCGTACCCGAAATCAACTGACCTTCCAGCACGACAACGTCAGTGGGAAACCGCTGCAACGCTGCATAAAGATTCTGAAGCGTCTCTGCCTGCGCGACGACACGGATGTCATCCTCCAGCGCGAACACTTTGCGCATCCCCACGCGGTAGATCGCCTGGGAGTCCGCCAGGATCATTCGAATAGCCGTATTACCCTCACGCGCCCCCTCTTCCATTACAAGAGGTTCCGTCGAACTGATATCAATTACCGTCATCCCGTCACACCCTCAGCAGATATTCATCGATGATCGCTGCTGCCTGCGTCTCGCCGTCATGGCTCTGGTGCCGTACCACCCGTCCCGTGCATTGAATCGAAAGATCCTCAGGCGTGCCCATCACGTTCGCGGGCATCGTGATCGTAAACTCGATCCGATCGTCCACGGCCGGCAGATGCGGCCCGGTGAACAGGATGCCATTCGCGGAGATGTTCTCCGTCGTAGCTTCCATCTCCCCTGTGCCCGTGTGAATCATGAGCGAGAGGCGCATCGGAAACCGTACCGCCGTGCGTACCTGGTCCGGAGCGTCCGTCGTTACCAAAGTGGCCATGGTGTCCTTTATCCGTTAGAGGTCGGCTCTCCGTGGAGAACCGCCGCCGAAAGAAGTTTACCGCACCGTTACATCCGATCCATCCCCGTTAGGTGGTACATCAAATCACCTTCGTACGCTCACGGAAGGATGAAGGCGGCCGACCCACCGATCCACTCCTGGTTCCGGTTATGATCGACCCCCATCATCAACCCCCGCCCCAGCCGCACCAGGCTGTTCACCGCCCGCATCTCCCCCGCCCCCTCCGGCCACACATACATGATCCGAACCTCAGCCTGGGTCATCCCGAAAGGAGTATCGATCACAGGTTCAAATCGAACCCGCTCCTGCAGTAGATAAAGATGCCGCTCATCAGCCGGGATCGATGCCAACTCAGCATCGCTCGGCCCAAACTGAATCCCCTTGCCCGCAAACGAGTACAGAGGCTTCAGCAGCAAGCTCTCCCGATCAGCAGGCAGCCGCTCCCGCCCAACCCCATCGAACCACTCATCCAGAAACACCGCTGCCGGCACAGAAGGATGATCCAGGAACGGTAAGGAGAACTTGCTCGCCCGGAAGTACCAGTTCGGCTGCCCCGCCCACTCCACATCCAACTCATCCCGATAGTCGAACGCCGGGGTGACCCCCTTCCGCTCAATCTCATCCACAATCGCGCGATTGAAGATTCGCTCAATCCGAATCCACTTGCCGCCTTTCTGATAGAAGAGCTTGTTGCCTTCCTTCTTGAGCTTGGCGATGTCTACCGTCGTGATCCCAAGCCGATCTTCATACACATGAAAGTCAGGGAGAGTCTTCTGTCCCTCAGGTTCAACCTCGGTCAGGACTGAATTCTCCGCCGCATGATCCCCAACGATCGTCTGGCCAAGCAGCTTCCAGTACTCATCGCCACTGAGGCCACCCAGGCGACACTGAAGTCGCTCATCCAGCCCATAGACGCGCTGATACTCCTCACACAGAACGTCCTGGTACCCATAGATGGAAGGAAAGGCCTGCAACTCGACTAACGTCGGAGTCAGCTTGCCATCGCCCCCCCGTACCAGCCCAAAGTCCACGGTCATGAAGTTCGGCCGAGGATTATCGTTGGGCACCCGATACGCGCTCGGAATAGCCTCCCCAGACCGCTTCATATACTCAGCGCTATCGATGAGCTGATGGGTGAGGATACGTCCGGTCTCGATCATCTCTTCCAGCAGTTCCGCCGGAAAAAAACACGGCGTCTCGCACACTCGGAATTCGATCTTCGTTCTCGTTCGAAGATCGAGTCGCTCCTTCAACGCTGCATAACGAGCAGCGGAGAACTGCTCCTCATTGAAGCTCTTACGAAACGGCTGAAGCATCCGGCCCCCTTACGCGTCGATCAGAAACTCGCCATCCCGCATGATCTGGTGTTCACCTTCAGCATCGCCCAGCCAGATATTGAAGCGCAGCCCCACCACATCAATGTGAGTTGATGACTTCCACTTTGCGCCGGTATGAGCTCCGTAAGGATCTCCGAACGCAATGTGAACTCCAGGAAACTTCTCGTCCTGCAGAATATTTCCGATCACGCGCTCCACGCCTATGTTTGTGCCGATCGCAAACTCACCCACACGATCTGAATTTTTGTCAGTATGCGTATAAGCCCAGAAGTCCTTCTCCAGTTTCTTGTTCGCGGAACTGACCTTCGTGATCCGGTTCCCTTCAATGTGGATCGTCAGAGGCTGATCTTCGAGGAGTCCGTACTCCTTGCATAGGAAGTCTCCAACGACTCCATCGACGACAAACACGCCGTTGACCTCTCCGGGCGCTGTGAAGCACTCCCCTCCAGGAAGGTTGCCCCACTTCTCCGGGCTGATGATACCGCTGGTCTTGAACCAGCGATAGTCGGGGTCCATCTGCGCATGGAGATCGGTACCAGCGGGAGTGGTGGCACGGACATACGTCGCTTTGCGAACTCTATCCAAGACCGCTTGGCTTAATCGGTCGACAGCGTTGAAATCTGCGCGCATCCCCTGCGTCATGATCTCCGGGGTGATATTCACCATGTGCGCGTGGCGCATGCGCCGGCGATTGACGACGTCGGTCATCTGCATCCGGCTACGTAGCTCATTCGGCTGGACTTCCACCGCGAAGATGCTCACCTGAGAGCTTTCCATATCCTCAAGCACCACCTCTGGCATGCCGTCGAGCGGTCTGCTTGCAACATCTTCGAGCACGAAAGCGTTCCAGGCACAGCCCAGGCGATCGAGTTCAACTGCCATCGACGCGGCGATCGTCACACACTTTCGATCCGTGATCAGCGTGACCTTTTCATCGGCTTGAATCTGGAGGCAGGTCGTAACCGCATTGTGTGCGCCTTCGGAGAACTCTGCTGGAAACGGAATACTGCGCAGATCGGTCCGTTCTACTCGACTTGTCCGCTCTGTTAAAACTTGCTCGACCATGTCATTCACACCCTTCACCAGCATCTTTACAGGATACTGGAAACCTCAGTAGAAAGTGGTATTTGGCTCTGTTTCAGGCCACCGAAAGACTTACCAAAGTCCGACTTTGGTCTCCCGCGCCATGTAATCGACCACAGCCGGCAGGCTTCCTGTCTCACGGAAGACCGCAAGTTGGCGGTCCGCGCCTGATCCTTGATCGAGCATCTGGTGGATGTATTCGACG is a window of Granulicella tundricola MP5ACTX9 DNA encoding:
- a CDS encoding response regulator transcription factor, producing MEEGAREGNTAIRMILADSQAIYRVGMRKVFALEDDIRVVAQAETLQNLYAALQRFPTDVVVLEGQLISGTVDAIPELVRRAPEAKLIVQLSESDEANTVELYRRGVRGVVPRSISPDLLIKCVRKIAAGETWIDNQSVSWVIEAYRAQATSLTGPRTQPKLSKKELAIIGCITRGMRNKEIAYQIGTTEQVIKNYLRKVYDKLGVSDRLELALYCLHHQLLKKYNQEAEDTILANGTHQGQ
- a CDS encoding aminopeptidase; the protein is MLVKGVNDMVEQVLTERTSRVERTDLRSIPFPAEFSEGAHNAVTTCLQIQADEKVTLITDRKCVTIAASMAVELDRLGCAWNAFVLEDVASRPLDGMPEVVLEDMESSQVSIFAVEVQPNELRSRMQMTDVVNRRRMRHAHMVNITPEIMTQGMRADFNAVDRLSQAVLDRVRKATYVRATTPAGTDLHAQMDPDYRWFKTSGIISPEKWGNLPGGECFTAPGEVNGVFVVDGVVGDFLCKEYGLLEDQPLTIHIEGNRITKVSSANKKLEKDFWAYTHTDKNSDRVGEFAIGTNIGVERVIGNILQDEKFPGVHIAFGDPYGAHTGAKWKSSTHIDVVGLRFNIWLGDAEGEHQIMRDGEFLIDA
- a CDS encoding PilZ domain-containing protein; its protein translation is MATLVTTDAPDQVRTAVRFPMRLSLMIHTGTGEMEATTENISANGILFTGPHLPAVDDRIEFTITMPANVMGTPEDLSIQCTGRVVRHQSHDGETQAAAIIDEYLLRV
- a CDS encoding YceI family protein, which produces MKLLNTATLLAAALTLSTAAHAQATAWTIDSAHSGVNFEIRHLGVSNVRGSFHKVTGTINLDEKNITHSSVEATIDTTTVNTDEPKRDDHLKSAEFFNVAQFPTMTFKSTSFTNVGGKLKMTGNLTLDGVTKPVTLDVDGPAAPQKGMGGKTVSGFSASGVIHRAEFNFGQKYTAPMLGDDVKFTIDIEMGK